In Gadus morhua chromosome 2, gadMor3.0, whole genome shotgun sequence, a single window of DNA contains:
- the LOC115538558 gene encoding uncharacterized protein LOC115538558 isoform X11, with amino-acid sequence MLHGLQSARFQDGRAEMLPTPDSDPGYSSTNSVSLLQPWLRPGESQDQGPRESGAHGGGGPGQVPPHDEPCLTWEDGGAALCVEPQQERQFYPQTHRNQGPQKHCTHSLLSNTQGRRLDDQRVTLPSLPGIRNGGTTSSAEATGSSQMLYMVSKVQGSRMDEQRCSAPNIFQNTGNRSGQQSSLGSNLTDSKDKPPKRSASFSPIPDAKQTTADQDSFFAMMNHVHRERMDDQRCSLTPSSSTQNVTRDRPASPALKDTSPDAQQATAEQDSFFALMNHVHRERIDDQRCTLTPSSSTQNLSRDRPASPVLKVTGPDAKKATAEQESFFAMMNHVHRERLDDQRCSLTPSSSTQNLARDHPASPALQQKGSAPNVVQNKSNPSGQQSSLGSNLTDCKDRPRERSASCTPIPDAKQTSADQDSFFAMMNHVHRERMDDQRCSLTPSSSTQNLARDRPASPALKGTGPDAQQATAEQDSFFAMMNHVHRERMDGQRCSLTPSSNTQNLAGDRPASPALQQKGSAPNVVQNKSNPSGQQSSLGSNLTDCKDRPRERSASCTPIPDAQQTSADQDSFFAMMNHVHRERMDDQRCSLTPSSSTQNLARDRPASPALKGTGPDTQQTPAEQDSFFAMMNHVHRERMDDQRCSLTPSSSTQNLARDCPASPVLKGTGPDAQQATAEQDSFFAMMNHVHRERMDDQRCSLTPSSSTQNLAGDRPASPALQQKGSAPNVVQNKSNPSGQQSSLGSNRTDCKDRPRERSASCTPIPDAQQTSADQDSFFAMMNHVHRERMDDQRCSLTPSSSTQNLARDRPASPALKGTGPDTQQATAEQDSFFAMMNHVHRERMDDQRCTLTPSSSTQNLTKDCPASPALTDTDTDMLFKSLARSQGRRLDDQRITLPSLPGIGGSSKPKGSGTARAEGQGPPPQILLSEGTPVTLRKALSRPASPSRRTESCYDLSASFSPGSECQKIKSPGKVTVTVSMSFTQQPGNENSDLPCEFPEVFLTLGAPGDKIVVPLSPRPGRPLSLNLNLVPKETSEPRLAPPNHASRSRPSSPHPGVSHKHQPQATGSHQNEQRKPINTISPDDDYFSLIERVHAAHLQIGLGQGGVKGKGEAAQGKRKVEQGKGSDKGNGRKDKKDCGRKR; translated from the exons AAGGCCCCCAAAAGCACTGTACCCACAG TCTCTTGTCCAACACTCAAGGCAGAAGACTGGACGACCAGCGAGTGACTCTTCCGTCGCTACCCGGGATACGAAACGGAGGAACCACGTCGTCCGCTGAAGCAACTGGTTCCAGCCAAATGTTGTACATGGTCTCCAAAGTCCAG GGTTCCAGGATGGACGAACAGAGATGTTCTGCGCCAAACATCTTCCAAAATACAGGCAACCGATCTGGCCAGCAGAGTTCTCTCGGCTCCAATCTGACTGACAGCAAAGATAAACCTCCCAAGAGGTCTGCCTCTTTTAGCCCTATCCCAGATGCCAAACAG ACAACAGCTGATCAAGACAGCTTCTTTGCCATGATGAATCATGTCCATCGTGAACGCATGGACGACCAGCGATGTTCTCTGACACCTAGCAGTAGCACACAAAATGTGACAAGAGACCGCCCGGCAAGTCCTGCCCTCAAAG ATACAAGCCCAGATGCCCAACAG GCAACAGCTGAGCAAGACAGCTTCTTTGCCTTGATGAATCATGTCCATCGTGAACGCATAGATGACCAGCGATGTACTTTGACGCCGAGCAGTAGCACACAGAATTTGTCCAGAGACCGCCCGGCAAGTCCTGTCCTCAAAG TTACAGGCCCAGATGCCAAAAAG GCAACAGCTGAGCAAGAAAGCTTCTTTGCCATGATGAATCATGTCCATCGTGAACGCCTGGACGACCAGCGATGTTCTTTGACGCCTAGCAGTAGCACACAGAATTTGGCCAGAGACCACCCGGCAAGTCCTGCCCTTCAACAGAAAGGTTCTGCGCCAAACGTCGTCCAAAATAAAAGCAACCCATCTGGCCAGCAGAGTTCTCTTGGCTCCAATCTGACTGACTGCAAAGATAGACCTCGCGAGAGGTCGGCCTCTTGTACCCCTATCCCAGATGCCAAACAG ACATCAGCTGACCAAGACAGCTTCTTTGCCATGATGAATCATGTCCATCGCGAACGCATGGACGACCAGCGATGTTCTTTGACGCCTAGCAGTAGCACACAGAATTTGGCCAGAGACCGCCCTGCAAGTCCTGCTCTCAAAG GTACAGGCCCAGATGCCCAACAG GCAACAGCTGAGCAAGACAGCTTTTTTGCCATGATGAATCATGTCCATCGTGAACGTATGGACGGCCAGCGATGTTCTTTGACGCCTAGCAGTAACACACAAAATTTGGCCGGAGACCGCCCGGCAAGTCCTGCCCTTCAACAGAAAGGTTCTGCGCCAAACGTCGTCCAAAATAAAAGCAACCCATCTGGCCAGCAGAGTTCTCTTGGCTCCAATCTGACTGACTGCAAAGATAGACCTCGCGAGAGGTCGGCCTCTTGTACCCCTATCCCAGATGCCCAACAG ACATCAGCTGACCAAGACAGCTTCTTTGCCATGATGAATCATGTCCATCGCGAACGCATGGACGACCAGCGATGTTCTTTGACGCCTAGCAGTAGCACACAGAATTTGGCCAGAGACCGCCCTGCAAGTCCTGCTCTCAAAG GTACAGGCCCAGATACCCAACAG ACACCAGCTGAGCAAGACAGCTTCTTTGCCATGATGAATCATGTCCATCGTGAACGCATGGACGACCAGCGATGTTCTTTGACGCCTAGCAGTAGCACACAGAATTTGGCCAGAGACTGCCCGGCAAGTCCTGTCCTCAAAG GTACAGGCCCAGATGCCCAACAG GCAACAGCTGAGCAAGACAGCTTCTTTGCCATGATGAATCATGTCCATCGTGAACGTATGGACGACCAGCGATGTTCTTTGACGCCTAGCAGTAGCACACAAAATTTGGCCGGAGACCGCCCGGCAAGTCCTGCCCTTCAACAGAAAGGTTCTGCGCCAAACGTCGTCCAAAATAAAAGCAACCCATCTGGCCAGCAGAGTTCTCTTGGCTCCAATCGGACTGACTGCAAAGATAGACCTCGCGAGAGGTCGGCCTCTTGTACCCCTATCCCAGATGCCCAACAG ACATCAGCTGACCAAGACAGCTTCTTTGCCATGATGAATCATGTCCATCGCGAACGCATGGACGACCAGCGATGTTCTTTGACGCCTAGCAGTAGCACACAAAATTTGGCCAGAGACCGCCCTGCAAGTCCTGCTCTCAAAG GTACAGGCCCAGATACCCAACAG GCAACAGCTGAGCAAGACAGCTTCTTTGCCATGATGAATCATGTCCATCGTGAACGCATGGATGACCAGCGATGTACTTTAACGCCTAGCAGTAGCACACAAAATTTGACAAAAGACTGCCCCGCAAGTCCTGCCCTCACAG atacagacacagacatgctcTTTAAAAGCCTTGCCCGCAGTCAAGGCCGGAGGCTGGACGATCAGCGCATTACGCTTCCCTCCTTGCCAGGGATCGGCGGATCGTCAAAGCCGAAAGGCAGTGGCACGGCAAGAGCTGAAGGCCAG GGTCCTCCACCCCAAATTCTTCTGAGTGAGGGGACACCGGTGACATTACGTAAGGCCCTTTCCAGGCCTGCTTCTCCATCCAGACGAACTGAGTCATGTTATGACCTATCTGCCTCTTTCAGCCCAGGCTCAGAATGTCAGAAGATAAAATCGCCGGGAAAA GTTACAGTTACAGTATCCATGAGCTTCACACAACAACCG GGCAACGAGAACAGCGACCTACCGTGTGAGTTCCCGGAGGTCTTCCTCACTCTCGGAGCCCCAGGAGATAAGATCGTTGTACCCTTGAGCCCACGTCCGGGCAGACCCCTTTCCCTCAACCTCAACTTGGTCCCAAAGGAGACCAGTGAGCCCAGACTCGCCCCCCCAAACCATGCAAGCCGCTCAAGACCATCTTCCCCTCACCCAGGGGTCTCCCATAAGCACCAACCTCAGGCCACCGGCTCTCATCAGAATGAACAGAGGAAGCCAATCAACACCATCAGCCCAGATGATGACTATTTCTCCCTCATTGAGAGGGTCCACGCCGCCCATCTACAGATTGGGCTAGGACAGGGAGGGGTTAAAGGAAAAGGGGAAGCCGCTCAGGGGAAAAGGAAGGTGGAGCAAGGAAAAGGCAGTGATAAAGGAAACGGGAGAAAAGATAAGAAGGATTGTGGCAGGAAGAGGTGA
- the xab2 gene encoding pre-mRNA-splicing factor SYF1 isoform X1, which translates to MPSADGPTDVLFEDDDLPYEEEIIRNPYSVKCWMRYIEFKQNGPKATLNMIYERALKELPGSYKLWYNYLRERRKQVKGKCITETVFEEVNNCHERALVFMHKMPRIWLDYCQFLVGQSKITKSRRSFDRALRALPVTQHPRIWPLYLRYARKLPLPETAIRVYRRYLKLSPENAEEYIDYLRSIGRLDEAAVRLAAIVNDENFVSKEGKSNYQLWHELCDLISQNPDKVKSLKVGAIIRGGLTRFTDQLGKLWCSLADYYIRSGHFEKARDVYEEAILTVVTVRDFTQVFDSYAQFEESMIAAKMETTSEMGQDEDDDVDLELRLARFEQLIARRPLLLNSVLLRQNPHNVHEWHKRVKLYEGNPRQIINTYTEAVQTVDPLKATGKPHSLWVSFAKFYEENEQLDDARTIFEKATKVTFKQVDDLSGVWCEYGEMELRHENYEQALRILRKATAIPAKKAEYFDVSEPVQNRVFKSLKVWSMLADLEESLGTFQSTKAVYDRIIDLRIATPQIIINYAMFLEEHNYFEESFKAYERGIALFRWPNVYDIWNTYLTKFIDRYGGKKLERARDLFEQALDGCPAKFAKTIYLLYAKLEEEYGLARHAMAVYERATQAVGTGERHSMFNIYIKRAAEIYGVTYTRAIYQKAIEVLPDEHSRDMCVRFADMESKLGEIDRSRAIYSYCSQICDPRVTASFWQSWKEFEIRHGNEDTIREMLRIKRSVQATYNTQVNFMSSQMMKATTSSTGTVSDLAPGQLGLDDMKMLEQKAQQLAAEAEQDKAKPKEKILFVRSDTSRSELAQLAKQANPDEIDIDDDDDDDENGGEEEQGPEEVQLEQKSVPTAVFGGLKED; encoded by the exons ATGCCTTCAGCAGATGGACCAACTGATGTCCTCTTT GAGGACGATGACCTACCTTATGAAGAGGAGATCATCAGGAACCCTTATTCAGTCAAGTGTTGGATGCGATACATCGAGTTCAAACAGAATGGACCCAAGGCTACACTCAATATGATATACGAGCGGGCTCTGAAAGAGCTACCTGGCAG TTACAAGCTTTGGTACAACTACCTGAGAGAAAGGCGGAAGCAAGTAAAGGGGAAATGTATTACAGAGACGGTTTTTGAGGAGGTCAACAACTGCCATGAAAGGGCCCTGGTGTTCATGCATAAG ATGCCTCGTATATGGCTTGATTACTGCCAGTTCTTGGTGGGTCAGTCTAAAATCACCAAAAGTCGAAGGTCATTTGACCGGGCCCTCCGAGCACTCCCCGTTACACAACATCCACGTATCTGGCCCCTCTACCTTCGCTATGCACGGAAGCTCCCACTGCCCGAGACGGCCATCCGGGTCTACCGCAGATACCTAAAG CTCTCTCCAGAAAACGCAGAGGAGTACATCGACTACCTGCGCTCCATCGGTCGCCTGGACGAGGCGGCCGTGCGCCTCGCCGCCATCGTCAACGATGAGAACTTTGTGTCCAAGGAGGGGAAGTCCAACTACCAG TTGTGGCATGAGTTGTGTGACCTGATCTCCCAGAACCCTGACAAAGTGAAGTCGCTGAAGGTCGGGGCCATCATACGAGGAGGCCTGACCCGCTTCACAGACCAGCTGGGGAAACTCTGGTGCTCCTTAGCTGACTACTACATCCGCAGCGGCCACTTTGAGAAG GCCCGTGACGTGTACGAGGAAGCTATCCTGACAGTGGTGACGGTAAGGGACTTCACCCAGGTGTTCGACAGCTACGCCCAGTTCGAAGAGAGCATGATCGCCGCCAAAATGGAGACCACGTCTGAAATGGGTCAGGATGAAGACG ATGACGTTGACCTGGAGCTCAGGCTGGCCCGCTTCGAGCAGCTGATAGCCAGACGGCCGCTCCTGTTGAACAGTGTCCTGCTGCGGCAGAACCCCCACAACGTCCACGAGTGGCACAAAAGGGTCAAGCTGTACGAGGGCAATCCGCGACAG ATCATCAACACGTACACGGAGGCGGTGCAGACCGTGGACCCCCTGAAGGCCACGGGGAAGCCCCACTCCCTCTGGGTCTCCTTCGCCAAGTTCTACGAGGAAAACGAGCAGCTGGACGAT GCCAGGACCATCTTTGAGAAGGCCACCAAGGTGACCTTCAAACAAGTGGACGACCTCTCGGGGGTGTGGTGCGAGTACGGAGAGATGGAGCTGAGACACGAGAACTACGAGCAGGCGCTTCGCATCTTAAGG AAAGCAACGGCTATACCGGCCAAGAAGGCAGAGTACTTTGATGTGTCCGAGCCCGTCCAGAACAGAGTCTTCAAGTCCTTGAAGGTCTGGTCTATGTTGGCCGACCTTGAGGAGAGCCTGGGAACTTTCCAG TCTACAAAGGCAGTGTACGACCGCATAATCGACCTCCGCATCGCCACGCCACAAATCATCATCAACTACGCCATGTTCCTGGAAGAGCACAACTACTTTGAGGAGAGCTTCAAG gcGTACGAACGAGGCATTGCGCTCTTCCGATGGCCCAACGTGTACGACATCTGGAACACGTACCTCACCAAGTTCATCGATCGCTACGGGGGAAAGAAgctggagagagcgagggacctGTTCGAGCAGGCTCTGGATGGCTGTCCTGCCAAGTTTGCAAAGA CTATCTACCTCCTGTACGCCAAGCTGGAAGAGGAGTACGGTTTGGCCCGCCATGCCATGGCCGTCTATGAACGGGCCACGCAGGCGGTGGGCACCGGGGAGAGGCACTCCATGTTCAACATCTACATCAAAAGAGCCGCCGAAATCTACGGGGTCACCTACACCAGGGCCATCTACCAGAAGGCTATTGAG GTCCTTCCAGATGAGCACTCCAGGGACATGTGTGTGCGATTCGCTGACATGGAGAGCAAGCTGGGGGAGATCGACCGCTCGAGAGCCATCTACTCCTACTGCTCCCAGATCTGCGACCCCAGG GTCACTGCCAGTTTCTGGCAGTCGTGGAAGGAGTTCGAGATCCGCCACGGCAACGAGGACACCATCAGGGAGATGTTGAGGATCAAGCGCAGCGTGCAGGCCACGTACAACACCCAGGTCAACTTCATGTCCTCCCAGATGATGAAggccaccaccagctccacagGAACGG TGTCAGACCTCGCTCCGGGCCAGCTGGGCTTGGATGACATGAAGATGCTGGAGCAGAAAGCACAGCAGCTGGCTGCAGAGGCCGAACAGGACAAGGCCAAGCCCAAAGAGAAGATCCTCTTTGTCAG GAGTGACACCTCTCGCAGTGAGCTGGCCCAGCTCGCCAAGCAAGCCAACCCGGATGAGATCGACattgatgatgacgacgacgatgacgagAACGGAGGGGAGGAAGAACAAGGCCCAGAGG AGGTGCAACTGGAACAGAAGAGCGTCCCGACAGCTGTGTTTGGAGGGCTCAAAGAAGACTGA
- the xab2 gene encoding pre-mRNA-splicing factor SYF1 isoform X2, with translation MPSADGPTDVLFEDDDLPYEEEIIRNPYSVKCWMRYIEFKQNGPKATLNMIYERALKELPGSYKLWYNYLRERRKQVKGKCITETVFEEVNNCHERALVFMHKMPRIWLDYCQFLVGQSKITKSRRSFDRALRALPVTQHPRIWPLYLRYARKLPLPETAIRVYRRYLKLSPENAEEYIDYLRSIGRLDEAAVRLAAIVNDENFVSKEGKSNYQLWHELCDLISQNPDKVKSLKVGAIIRGGLTRFTDQLGKLWCSLADYYIRSGHFEKARDVYEEAILTVVTVRDFTQVFDSYAQFEESMIAAKMETTSEMGQDEDDDVDLELRLARFEQLIARRPLLLNSVLLRQNPHNVHEWHKRVKLYEGNPRQIINTYTEAVQTVDPLKATGKPHSLWVSFAKFYEENEQLDDARTIFEKATKVTFKQVDDLSGVWCEYGEMELRHENYEQALRILRKATAIPAKKAEYFDVSEPVQNRVFKSLKVWSMLADLEESLGTFQSTKAVYDRIIDLRIATPQIIINYAMFLEEHNYFEESFKAYERGIALFRWPNVYDIWNTYLTKFIDRYGGKKLERARDLFEQALDGCPAKFAKTIYLLYAKLEEEYGLARHAMAVYERATQAVGTGERHSMFNIYIKRAAEIYGVTYTRAIYQKAIEVLPDEHSRDMCVRFADMESKLGEIDRSRAIYSYCSQICDPRVTASFWQSWKEFEIRHGNEDTIREMLRIKRSVQATYNTQVNFMSSQMMKATTSSTGTDLAPGQLGLDDMKMLEQKAQQLAAEAEQDKAKPKEKILFVRSDTSRSELAQLAKQANPDEIDIDDDDDDDENGGEEEQGPEEVQLEQKSVPTAVFGGLKED, from the exons ATGCCTTCAGCAGATGGACCAACTGATGTCCTCTTT GAGGACGATGACCTACCTTATGAAGAGGAGATCATCAGGAACCCTTATTCAGTCAAGTGTTGGATGCGATACATCGAGTTCAAACAGAATGGACCCAAGGCTACACTCAATATGATATACGAGCGGGCTCTGAAAGAGCTACCTGGCAG TTACAAGCTTTGGTACAACTACCTGAGAGAAAGGCGGAAGCAAGTAAAGGGGAAATGTATTACAGAGACGGTTTTTGAGGAGGTCAACAACTGCCATGAAAGGGCCCTGGTGTTCATGCATAAG ATGCCTCGTATATGGCTTGATTACTGCCAGTTCTTGGTGGGTCAGTCTAAAATCACCAAAAGTCGAAGGTCATTTGACCGGGCCCTCCGAGCACTCCCCGTTACACAACATCCACGTATCTGGCCCCTCTACCTTCGCTATGCACGGAAGCTCCCACTGCCCGAGACGGCCATCCGGGTCTACCGCAGATACCTAAAG CTCTCTCCAGAAAACGCAGAGGAGTACATCGACTACCTGCGCTCCATCGGTCGCCTGGACGAGGCGGCCGTGCGCCTCGCCGCCATCGTCAACGATGAGAACTTTGTGTCCAAGGAGGGGAAGTCCAACTACCAG TTGTGGCATGAGTTGTGTGACCTGATCTCCCAGAACCCTGACAAAGTGAAGTCGCTGAAGGTCGGGGCCATCATACGAGGAGGCCTGACCCGCTTCACAGACCAGCTGGGGAAACTCTGGTGCTCCTTAGCTGACTACTACATCCGCAGCGGCCACTTTGAGAAG GCCCGTGACGTGTACGAGGAAGCTATCCTGACAGTGGTGACGGTAAGGGACTTCACCCAGGTGTTCGACAGCTACGCCCAGTTCGAAGAGAGCATGATCGCCGCCAAAATGGAGACCACGTCTGAAATGGGTCAGGATGAAGACG ATGACGTTGACCTGGAGCTCAGGCTGGCCCGCTTCGAGCAGCTGATAGCCAGACGGCCGCTCCTGTTGAACAGTGTCCTGCTGCGGCAGAACCCCCACAACGTCCACGAGTGGCACAAAAGGGTCAAGCTGTACGAGGGCAATCCGCGACAG ATCATCAACACGTACACGGAGGCGGTGCAGACCGTGGACCCCCTGAAGGCCACGGGGAAGCCCCACTCCCTCTGGGTCTCCTTCGCCAAGTTCTACGAGGAAAACGAGCAGCTGGACGAT GCCAGGACCATCTTTGAGAAGGCCACCAAGGTGACCTTCAAACAAGTGGACGACCTCTCGGGGGTGTGGTGCGAGTACGGAGAGATGGAGCTGAGACACGAGAACTACGAGCAGGCGCTTCGCATCTTAAGG AAAGCAACGGCTATACCGGCCAAGAAGGCAGAGTACTTTGATGTGTCCGAGCCCGTCCAGAACAGAGTCTTCAAGTCCTTGAAGGTCTGGTCTATGTTGGCCGACCTTGAGGAGAGCCTGGGAACTTTCCAG TCTACAAAGGCAGTGTACGACCGCATAATCGACCTCCGCATCGCCACGCCACAAATCATCATCAACTACGCCATGTTCCTGGAAGAGCACAACTACTTTGAGGAGAGCTTCAAG gcGTACGAACGAGGCATTGCGCTCTTCCGATGGCCCAACGTGTACGACATCTGGAACACGTACCTCACCAAGTTCATCGATCGCTACGGGGGAAAGAAgctggagagagcgagggacctGTTCGAGCAGGCTCTGGATGGCTGTCCTGCCAAGTTTGCAAAGA CTATCTACCTCCTGTACGCCAAGCTGGAAGAGGAGTACGGTTTGGCCCGCCATGCCATGGCCGTCTATGAACGGGCCACGCAGGCGGTGGGCACCGGGGAGAGGCACTCCATGTTCAACATCTACATCAAAAGAGCCGCCGAAATCTACGGGGTCACCTACACCAGGGCCATCTACCAGAAGGCTATTGAG GTCCTTCCAGATGAGCACTCCAGGGACATGTGTGTGCGATTCGCTGACATGGAGAGCAAGCTGGGGGAGATCGACCGCTCGAGAGCCATCTACTCCTACTGCTCCCAGATCTGCGACCCCAGG GTCACTGCCAGTTTCTGGCAGTCGTGGAAGGAGTTCGAGATCCGCCACGGCAACGAGGACACCATCAGGGAGATGTTGAGGATCAAGCGCAGCGTGCAGGCCACGTACAACACCCAGGTCAACTTCATGTCCTCCCAGATGATGAAggccaccaccagctccacagGAACGG ACCTCGCTCCGGGCCAGCTGGGCTTGGATGACATGAAGATGCTGGAGCAGAAAGCACAGCAGCTGGCTGCAGAGGCCGAACAGGACAAGGCCAAGCCCAAAGAGAAGATCCTCTTTGTCAG GAGTGACACCTCTCGCAGTGAGCTGGCCCAGCTCGCCAAGCAAGCCAACCCGGATGAGATCGACattgatgatgacgacgacgatgacgagAACGGAGGGGAGGAAGAACAAGGCCCAGAGG AGGTGCAACTGGAACAGAAGAGCGTCCCGACAGCTGTGTTTGGAGGGCTCAAAGAAGACTGA